Proteins from a genomic interval of Aureimonas sp. AU20:
- the csgH gene encoding curli-like amyloid fiber formation chaperone CsgH, which translates to MLRLPVLSRRAALALGLALLPAAAFAGMSGTVAPSGGPVRCEIRAVPQGGLLSLTALVETDKSVTGRYTLEVEGAGRGGGTQLSQGGPFTAGAGRAATLGSVTLTGKGALYDVSLDVTVNGRTVSCNERVGDRT; encoded by the coding sequence ATGCTTCGCCTTCCTGTTCTATCGCGCCGGGCCGCGCTGGCGCTCGGCCTCGCTCTTCTCCCCGCAGCTGCCTTCGCTGGCATGTCCGGCACAGTGGCCCCCTCCGGTGGACCGGTTCGCTGCGAAATTCGCGCCGTGCCGCAGGGCGGCCTTCTCTCGCTGACGGCGCTCGTGGAAACCGACAAGAGCGTCACCGGACGCTACACGCTGGAGGTCGAGGGAGCAGGTCGCGGCGGCGGCACGCAGCTCAGCCAAGGCGGCCCCTTCACCGCCGGCGCAGGACGCGCCGCGACGCTCGGCTCCGTCACTCTCACGGGCAAGGGCGCGCTCTACGACGTGTCGCTGGACGTCACCGTGAACGGGCGCACCGTCTCCTGCAACGAGCGCGTTGGCGACCGAACCTGA
- a CDS encoding curlin, protein MIRNLLKALSLALALAGLAPLASPAQAGGQVSWDLAPADRGQADALSMGMRLYAIGRELRNGSIDQNGLGNVAGLAQRGHGNLGLIRQRGNGHSATLQQNGDDNSYALFQFGRNAEDAVVQNGNGRSGARVTYGW, encoded by the coding sequence ATGATCCGCAACCTCTTGAAGGCCCTTTCGCTCGCCCTCGCCCTTGCCGGCCTCGCTCCCCTGGCAAGCCCCGCACAGGCGGGCGGTCAAGTGTCCTGGGATCTGGCGCCCGCCGATCGCGGGCAGGCCGATGCGCTGTCGATGGGCATGCGGCTTTATGCGATCGGCCGCGAGTTGCGGAACGGCTCGATCGACCAGAACGGCCTCGGCAACGTCGCCGGGCTGGCCCAGCGGGGTCATGGCAATCTCGGACTCATCCGCCAGCGCGGCAACGGCCACTCCGCCACCTTGCAGCAGAATGGCGACGACAATTCCTATGCTCTGTTCCAGTTCGGGCGCAACGCCGAGGATGCCGTGGTTCAGAACGGCAACGGCCGGAGCGGCGCGCGGGTGACCTATGGCTGGTAA
- a CDS encoding curlin yields MNAKTLATVALVAILGGASILPASANDVRIEQYGWSNSAGGAQHGSRNRVRVYQNGSGNGMTGQQYGQDNLSAAGQEGYGNSAATYQRGNRNVAGVGQFGSNHTTILTQDGNGNIAAGVQVGRGCAANVAQGGAGNVAAFVQTCD; encoded by the coding sequence ATGAACGCCAAGACCCTCGCCACCGTCGCCCTCGTCGCCATTCTGGGCGGCGCCAGCATCCTTCCCGCCAGCGCCAACGACGTGCGCATCGAGCAATATGGCTGGTCGAACTCGGCCGGCGGCGCGCAGCACGGCAGCCGCAACCGCGTCCGCGTCTATCAGAACGGCAGCGGCAACGGCATGACCGGTCAGCAATACGGCCAGGACAATCTCTCCGCCGCCGGCCAGGAAGGCTACGGGAACTCGGCCGCGACCTATCAGCGGGGCAACCGGAACGTCGCGGGCGTCGGCCAGTTCGGCTCCAACCACACGACGATCCTGACGCAGGACGGCAACGGCAACATCGCCGCCGGCGTACAGGTCGGCCGGGGTTGCGCGGCCAATGTCGCCCAAGGCGGCGCCGGCAATGTCGCGGCCTTCGTCCAGACCTGCGACTGA
- a CDS encoding SCO family protein, which yields MASGNANRLLAFGGAGTLIAVLLGLIGWMVLNQPARGAPDQAFSLSDTRGGTVDQSVLKGRPSLIYFGYTNCPEVCPTTLIEMADWLNALGPDGRDLQALFFTVDPERDTLDVLRPYVASISDRIVGVTGSPAEMEKASKAWLVYSRKTGEGEDYHMRHSTSLLMIGANGRLQGMIPYGTPREEAIAKIRNTLLTGAPPAPSAARDDARRERAG from the coding sequence ATGGCTTCGGGAAACGCCAATCGCCTTCTGGCTTTCGGGGGCGCCGGCACCTTGATCGCGGTTCTTCTCGGCCTGATTGGCTGGATGGTGCTGAACCAGCCCGCGCGCGGCGCGCCGGACCAGGCGTTCTCGCTCAGCGACACGCGCGGCGGCACCGTGGACCAGAGCGTTCTGAAGGGCCGGCCCTCGCTCATCTATTTCGGCTACACCAATTGCCCCGAAGTCTGCCCGACGACGCTGATCGAGATGGCGGATTGGCTGAACGCGCTGGGGCCGGACGGGCGAGATTTGCAGGCTCTGTTCTTCACGGTCGACCCCGAGCGCGACACGCTGGACGTCCTTCGCCCCTATGTCGCCTCGATCTCGGATCGCATCGTCGGTGTCACCGGCAGTCCGGCCGAGATGGAGAAAGCCTCGAAGGCCTGGCTGGTTTATTCCCGCAAGACCGGCGAAGGCGAGGACTACCATATGCGCCACTCCACCTCGCTCTTGATGATCGGCGCCAACGGACGGCTTCAGGGCATGATCCCCTACGGCACGCCGAGGGAGGAGGCGATCGCCAAAATTCGCAACACGCTTCTGACAGGCGCGCCGCCCGCGCCGTCGGCCGCGCGAGACGACGCCCGGCGCGAGCGCGCCGGCTAG
- a CDS encoding DMT family transporter — MERNASGWISGLLGVVIFSGSLPATRVAVGGFSPLFLTSVRAVIAACLGALLLLTLRQRRPQRADLWPLAIVALGVVIGFPLLTALALKHVTSAHSIVFIGLLPLATALFGVLRGGEQPKPAFWIFSLFGAASVAGFALAQGGQGSGAGDLLMLAAIVLCGLGYAEGAVLSRRLGGWQVISWALLLALPAMALVACLTRPASLRGIAPPAWIGLFYVSVFSMLIGFVFWYRGLAIGGIAGVGQLQLLQPFLGLLLAGALLGEPVAWTMVAASGLVVLCVAGAKRYA; from the coding sequence ATGGAACGAAATGCGTCGGGTTGGATCAGCGGCTTGCTGGGCGTCGTCATTTTCAGTGGCTCCCTTCCGGCGACGCGCGTCGCCGTAGGCGGCTTCTCGCCCCTATTTCTCACCTCGGTGCGGGCGGTGATCGCGGCCTGTCTCGGAGCTCTGCTCCTGCTGACCCTTCGCCAGCGCCGCCCCCAACGGGCAGACCTGTGGCCGTTGGCGATCGTCGCGCTTGGCGTCGTGATCGGCTTTCCCCTGCTCACGGCTCTGGCGCTCAAGCATGTAACCTCGGCGCATTCCATCGTCTTCATCGGGCTCCTGCCCCTGGCGACGGCTTTGTTCGGGGTCCTGCGGGGCGGCGAGCAGCCGAAGCCGGCCTTCTGGATCTTCTCGCTGTTTGGCGCCGCGTCGGTCGCCGGCTTCGCGCTGGCGCAGGGCGGGCAAGGTTCGGGTGCGGGCGACCTCCTGATGCTGGCCGCGATCGTCCTTTGCGGCCTTGGCTATGCCGAAGGCGCCGTTCTGTCCCGGCGCCTCGGCGGCTGGCAGGTCATTTCCTGGGCGCTGCTTCTGGCGCTTCCCGCCATGGCGCTGGTAGCCTGCCTGACCCGGCCTGCCTCGCTGCGGGGGATCGCGCCGCCGGCCTGGATCGGGCTCTTCTATGTCTCCGTCTTCAGCATGCTGATCGGCTTCGTCTTCTGGTATCGCGGCTTGGCCATCGGCGGCATCGCCGGCGTCGGGCAGTTGCAGTTGCTTCAGCCCTTTCTCGGGCTTCTCCTCGCCGGCGCCCTTTTGGGCGAACCCGTGGCCTGGACCATGGTCGCCGCTTCCGGCCTCGTCGTACTCTGCGTGGCCGGAGCCAAGCGCTACGCCTGA
- a CDS encoding PAS domain-containing protein produces MDDQNIPVEISDYFARATIALALASSQGDNPLVLVNDAFCRLTGYSAEDVVGRNCRFLQRDAENGEAKRQIHAFLQQDRQANVRTSILNFRKDGKPFVNLLYMSKLRGQSGEVRFLFASQYDVSRSQPDRLAAYDSELGGTLARLSPALAESGLALEGSLMVVANSAATIAQAKLTLADLNVADES; encoded by the coding sequence GTGGACGATCAGAACATCCCGGTCGAGATCAGCGACTATTTCGCCCGCGCCACGATCGCGTTGGCGCTGGCCTCCTCGCAGGGCGACAACCCGCTGGTTCTCGTCAACGACGCGTTCTGCAGGCTGACAGGCTACAGCGCCGAGGACGTGGTCGGCCGGAACTGCCGCTTTCTCCAGCGCGACGCGGAAAACGGCGAGGCCAAGCGGCAGATCCACGCGTTCCTCCAGCAGGACCGGCAGGCCAATGTCCGCACCTCGATCCTGAATTTTCGCAAGGACGGCAAGCCCTTCGTCAATCTTCTCTACATGTCGAAGCTGCGCGGCCAAAGCGGCGAGGTCCGGTTTCTCTTCGCCTCGCAATACGACGTCAGTCGATCGCAGCCCGACCGGCTCGCCGCCTATGATTCCGAACTCGGCGGCACATTGGCACGTCTCAGCCCGGCCCTTGCCGAAAGCGGACTGGCGCTCGAAGGCTCGCTGATGGTGGTCGCCAATTCGGCCGCCACGATCGCGCAAGCCAAACTCACGCTCGCGGACCTCAATGTCGCCGACGAGAGCTAA
- a CDS encoding polysaccharide biosynthesis/export family protein produces the protein MGAARAADFNALDTVSIKVTEWLPARGEYREWSALSGNYSVGPDLSISVPFLGQIALGDLDRNTLAERISARLQERMSLPQPPDVQVEIAQRAPVYILGAVATPGSVPFVPGMTVRQAIALSGGLFRGGGVEMRLERDAITTAGTLDDARDRADRLRAKVYRLEEEVRPEDAPPISADAKKGIPAELLAEEESIRQTRTQVRQSRIKSFEDRRDLARDQIRTLADMRTSLDRQIDVTRAELKDVNKLVDRGLAVAGRSTTLDRTLADLESRRLDLDLGALTANLAVNESERGILDVDTTFRIETSNELQTARAELEKAKRDIHVAEDLLREATLIAPANAIERDGDLAVSLEVFRTPWGGGQPVKIDLDAPLASRDTVEIRLDMNRARPSVRADAQVGNP, from the coding sequence ATGGGCGCGGCTCGGGCGGCGGACTTCAACGCCTTGGACACCGTGTCGATCAAGGTCACGGAGTGGCTGCCCGCGCGCGGCGAATATCGCGAATGGTCGGCCCTCAGCGGGAATTATTCGGTCGGCCCCGACCTCAGCATTTCCGTCCCCTTCCTCGGCCAGATCGCGCTGGGCGATCTCGACCGCAACACGCTGGCGGAGCGCATCTCGGCTCGCCTTCAGGAGCGCATGAGCCTGCCGCAGCCGCCCGACGTGCAGGTCGAGATCGCGCAGCGTGCGCCGGTCTACATTCTGGGCGCGGTGGCGACGCCCGGCTCGGTGCCCTTCGTGCCCGGCATGACGGTGCGCCAGGCGATCGCGCTGTCCGGCGGCCTGTTCCGCGGTGGCGGCGTGGAAATGCGCCTTGAGCGCGACGCCATCACCACAGCGGGAACGCTCGATGATGCGCGCGATCGCGCCGACCGCCTGCGCGCCAAGGTCTACCGTCTCGAGGAAGAGGTGCGCCCCGAGGACGCGCCGCCGATCAGCGCGGACGCCAAGAAGGGCATCCCCGCCGAGCTCCTGGCGGAAGAAGAGTCCATTCGGCAGACCCGCACCCAGGTTCGCCAGTCGCGCATCAAAAGCTTCGAGGACCGGCGCGATCTCGCGCGGGATCAGATCCGCACCCTGGCGGACATGAGAACCAGCCTCGACCGGCAGATCGACGTGACGCGCGCCGAGTTGAAGGACGTGAACAAGCTGGTGGATCGGGGCCTTGCGGTTGCGGGTCGCTCCACCACGCTGGACCGCACGCTGGCCGATCTCGAAAGCCGGCGTCTCGACCTCGATCTCGGTGCTCTGACGGCCAATCTCGCCGTCAACGAAAGCGAGCGCGGTATTCTGGACGTGGACACGACCTTCCGCATTGAGACGTCGAACGAGCTCCAGACCGCCCGCGCCGAACTGGAAAAGGCCAAGCGCGACATTCACGTCGCCGAAGACCTGCTTCGCGAGGCGACGCTGATCGCCCCGGCCAATGCGATCGAGCGCGATGGCGATCTGGCCGTCAGCCTCGAAGTGTTCCGCACGCCCTGGGGCGGCGGACAGCCGGTGAAGATCGATCTCGACGCGCCGCTGGCCAGCCGCGACACGGTGGAGATCCGCCTCGACATGAACCGCGCGCGGCCTTCGGTTCGCGCGGATGCGCAGGTCGGCAATCCCTGA
- a CDS encoding glycosyltransferase family 4 protein, whose protein sequence is MLDIALNGRFLTRHATGVDRVAEEIVLALDRLLDEVAGGHPPFRAELLVPAKVERSLSLKHIPTRAVGRLGGHAWEQTELTRAAGRRWLINLCNTAPVSRRRNMVLIHDAQVYQTPESYSRSFRLAYRVLLPLAGRRSAVVRTVSHFSREMLETYGVAPAGKIGVMPNGCDHMGRVEADPTAVDRWQLTAKPYFLMLGSLSAHKNIRTALEAAAEAGVDRLIVAGGGNARVFAQSSLPQTANSEFIGRVSDAELKALYSHARALLFPSFFEGFGLPPLEAMSCGCPVIASTADAVRETCGDAALYADPHRVSEWTAALRLLDSDEAKRAELAEKGHARARQFTWEASARKLLDALAEQQAA, encoded by the coding sequence ATGCTCGACATTGCTCTCAACGGACGTTTCCTGACCCGCCATGCGACGGGCGTCGATCGCGTGGCCGAGGAGATCGTTCTGGCGCTGGATCGGCTTCTCGACGAAGTCGCAGGCGGACATCCGCCTTTCCGCGCCGAGCTCCTGGTGCCGGCCAAGGTCGAGCGCAGCCTGTCGCTGAAGCACATTCCGACCCGCGCGGTGGGGCGGCTCGGGGGCCATGCCTGGGAACAGACGGAGCTGACCCGCGCGGCGGGGCGGCGCTGGCTGATCAATCTCTGCAACACCGCGCCGGTCAGCCGCCGGCGCAACATGGTGCTCATCCACGACGCGCAGGTCTATCAGACGCCCGAATCCTATTCGCGCAGCTTCCGCCTCGCCTATCGCGTGCTTCTGCCGCTGGCGGGCCGTCGCTCCGCCGTGGTGCGCACCGTGTCGCATTTCTCGCGCGAGATGCTGGAGACCTACGGCGTCGCCCCGGCCGGGAAGATCGGCGTGATGCCGAACGGCTGCGATCATATGGGCCGCGTGGAAGCCGATCCGACGGCGGTGGATCGCTGGCAGCTGACGGCCAAGCCCTATTTCCTGATGCTCGGCAGCCTCAGCGCGCACAAAAACATCCGCACGGCGCTGGAAGCGGCGGCCGAAGCGGGCGTCGATCGGCTGATCGTCGCCGGCGGCGGCAATGCGCGGGTCTTCGCGCAGTCCTCCCTGCCGCAGACCGCCAATTCGGAATTCATCGGGCGGGTGAGCGACGCCGAGCTGAAGGCGCTTTATTCCCACGCCCGAGCGCTTCTCTTCCCGTCTTTCTTCGAGGGCTTCGGCCTGCCGCCGCTGGAAGCCATGAGCTGCGGCTGCCCGGTGATCGCCTCCACGGCAGACGCCGTGCGCGAGACCTGCGGCGACGCCGCGCTCTATGCCGATCCGCACCGCGTTTCGGAATGGACGGCGGCGTTGCGGCTTCTCGATTCGGACGAGGCCAAGCGGGCAGAGCTCGCTGAAAAGGGCCACGCGCGCGCCCGGCAGTTCACCTGGGAGGCCAGCGCGCGGAAGTTGCTCGACGCTTTGGCCGAGCAGCAGGCCGCCTGA
- a CDS encoding aminotransferase-like domain-containing protein gives MARTKDLVEDIRRRLASRSFAPGERLPSIRRYASAMGVSPSTVVEAYDRLSAEGVIRSRPGSGFYVAGLPLALTVGEAEPRLDREIDPLWVSRQSLDTGPGVLRPGCGWLPAEWMPQEAIGRALRKLSKGEGDRLAQYGATQGSPALRRLLARQFAGEGLDVAPEQILLAGSGTQAVDLVCRFLLQPGDTVLLDDPCYFNFQALLRAHRVKIVGVPYTPSGPDAERFAEAARTHSPKLYITNSAIHNPTGASLSPAVAHRLLLAASAYDVTIIEDDIFSDFEPEPSPRLAALDGLDRVIRIGSFSKTLSASLRCGYIAAKPEWIDGLTDLQVATNFGGPSPLSADLVLELLSDGSYRKHVASLRARLAKRRKEVQARLEGLGLSVWVEPRGGFTLWCHLPEGRDAAEIAKAALVENMVLAPGNVFSVSQSAPSLMRFNVAQTPPQALDLLAALLARPSADVARSAEA, from the coding sequence ATGGCGCGAACGAAGGATTTGGTGGAGGACATTCGCCGCCGACTGGCATCCCGCAGTTTTGCGCCCGGCGAGCGGCTCCCCTCGATCCGCCGCTATGCCAGCGCCATGGGCGTTTCGCCCTCCACCGTCGTGGAGGCCTATGATCGGCTCTCGGCCGAAGGCGTCATTCGCTCCCGGCCGGGTTCGGGCTTCTATGTCGCGGGACTGCCGCTGGCGCTGACCGTCGGGGAGGCCGAGCCGAGGCTCGATCGGGAGATCGATCCGCTCTGGGTATCGCGCCAGTCTCTCGACACCGGTCCCGGCGTCCTGCGTCCGGGCTGCGGCTGGCTACCGGCAGAGTGGATGCCGCAGGAGGCCATCGGCCGCGCGCTGCGCAAGCTTTCCAAAGGCGAGGGTGATCGCTTGGCCCAGTATGGCGCGACACAGGGTTCGCCCGCGCTCCGGCGCCTTCTGGCGCGCCAGTTCGCCGGGGAGGGACTGGACGTCGCGCCCGAGCAGATCCTGCTCGCCGGCTCGGGCACGCAGGCGGTGGACCTCGTCTGTCGCTTTCTGCTCCAACCGGGCGACACGGTGCTGCTGGACGATCCCTGCTACTTCAACTTTCAGGCGCTGCTGCGCGCCCATCGCGTCAAAATCGTCGGCGTGCCCTATACGCCGTCGGGGCCGGATGCCGAGCGTTTCGCGGAGGCCGCGCGCACGCATTCGCCCAAGCTCTACATCACCAATTCCGCGATCCACAATCCGACCGGCGCCTCGCTTTCGCCAGCCGTGGCGCACCGCCTGCTGCTCGCCGCCTCGGCCTACGACGTGACGATCATTGAGGACGACATCTTCTCCGATTTCGAGCCCGAGCCCTCGCCACGCCTCGCCGCCTTGGACGGGCTGGACCGCGTGATCCGCATTGGCAGCTTCTCCAAGACGCTGTCGGCCTCGTTGCGCTGCGGTTACATCGCGGCGAAGCCTGAATGGATCGACGGGCTGACCGATCTTCAGGTCGCGACGAATTTCGGCGGCCCAAGCCCGCTTTCGGCCGATCTCGTGCTCGAACTGCTCTCCGACGGCAGCTACCGCAAGCATGTGGCGAGCCTGCGCGCGCGGCTCGCCAAGCGGCGCAAGGAGGTGCAGGCGCGGCTGGAAGGTTTGGGCCTCAGCGTCTGGGTTGAGCCACGCGGCGGCTTCACGCTCTGGTGCCACCTGCCGGAGGGGCGCGATGCCGCCGAGATCGCCAAGGCCGCGCTGGTCGAGAATATGGTGCTCGCGCCCGGCAATGTGTTCAGCGTCTCGCAGTCAGCACCTAGCCTCATGCGTTTCAACGTGGCGCAGACCCCGCCGCAGGCGCTGGACCTGCTGGCGGCGCTGCTGGCCCGGCCGAGCGCCGACGTGGCGCGAAGCGCAGAAGCCTAG
- the dinB gene encoding DNA polymerase IV — protein sequence MAQPNEVAAGDRRQPDGIRGRSTATPPAPEPCTSPARKIIHIDMDAFYASVEQRDDPSLRGRPVAVGGSRERGVVAAASYEARAFGVRSAMPSVTARRKCPDLVFVKPRFEVYKAISSEIRAVFAEHTPIIEPLSLDEAYLDVTENLQGIASATVIAEDIRARIRQRTGLTASAGVSYNKFLAKLASDHRKPDGLFVITPSMGAGFVETLTVGRFHGVGPATAAKMERLGIRTGADLRACTLAFLREHFGKIGPYYFGISRGIDERPVRADRIRKSVGAENTFSADLFETEAMREALEPILDKVWRYCEGSGLRGRTVTLKIKDADFHQITRSQSVVLPVANRAELEQIAIRLLHERPPNPRGIRLLGVTLSALVDAAESRTANDVQFALPF from the coding sequence ATGGCGCAACCGAACGAAGTGGCAGCGGGGGACAGGCGCCAGCCTGACGGCATCCGGGGGCGCTCGACCGCGACGCCGCCCGCGCCTGAACCGTGCACCTCGCCTGCGCGAAAAATCATCCATATCGACATGGATGCCTTCTATGCCTCGGTGGAGCAGCGGGACGACCCGTCCCTGCGCGGTCGTCCTGTGGCCGTCGGGGGCTCGCGGGAGCGCGGCGTCGTGGCCGCCGCCAGCTACGAAGCACGCGCCTTCGGCGTGCGCTCGGCCATGCCCTCCGTCACGGCGCGGCGCAAATGTCCCGATCTCGTGTTCGTGAAGCCGCGCTTCGAGGTCTACAAGGCGATCTCGAGCGAGATCCGCGCCGTGTTTGCGGAGCACACGCCCATCATCGAGCCGCTGTCGCTGGACGAGGCCTATCTCGACGTCACCGAGAATCTGCAGGGGATCGCCTCGGCCACGGTGATCGCCGAGGACATTCGCGCCCGCATCCGCCAGCGCACGGGCCTGACGGCCTCGGCCGGCGTGTCCTACAACAAGTTTCTCGCCAAGCTCGCCTCAGACCATCGCAAGCCCGATGGGCTCTTCGTCATCACGCCTTCCATGGGCGCAGGCTTCGTCGAAACGCTAACCGTGGGGCGTTTTCATGGTGTCGGCCCCGCGACGGCCGCCAAGATGGAGCGGCTCGGCATCCGCACCGGGGCTGACCTGCGCGCCTGCACCCTGGCCTTCTTGCGCGAGCATTTCGGCAAGATCGGCCCCTATTATTTCGGCATCTCGCGCGGCATCGACGAACGGCCGGTGCGCGCCGACCGCATCCGCAAGTCCGTCGGCGCGGAGAATACGTTCTCGGCCGATCTGTTCGAGACCGAGGCCATGCGCGAGGCGCTGGAGCCGATCCTCGACAAGGTCTGGCGCTATTGCGAGGGCAGCGGCCTGCGGGGGCGCACGGTGACGCTGAAGATCAAGGACGCCGATTTCCACCAGATCACGCGAAGCCAATCCGTCGTTCTGCCGGTCGCGAACCGTGCCGAGTTGGAGCAGATCGCCATCCGCCTCCTACATGAGCGACCGCCCAACCCGCGCGGCATTCGCCTTCTCGGCGTGACGCTTTCCGCCTTGGTGGACGCTGCCGAGAGCCGGACGGCGAACGACGTCCAGTTCGCCCTGCCCTTCTGA